Within Anopheles nili chromosome 3, idAnoNiliSN_F5_01, whole genome shotgun sequence, the genomic segment AGATGGATGGCTATTTTTAGtagtacctttttttttaactagcCATGCATACGTAACATTGTTGTTACCTTTTCAGTTACCTCTTTCTACGGTTTACAATGCCGCCGAACATCCAATTAATGGCCATCGGAATGCCAAAGAAAGAATTTACACCTCGCTTTAGATAAATATAACAGAATGGAAATTTCAAATAATCAGTTTTTGGAATACTCTTCAAGTTTTCTTAGGCGGTTACATTATTCAATGTTTACAGCCAACAGCTGTCgtgtatttttgttgattttgaaATGATCTAGAGAAGATTGGTTTTAAATTCACTATAAACCTtgattaaaagaaaattaacatttaactaattgcatttcaaatgTATAAATTACACTAATGGTAGCTGCTGGAgtattttaaaatacatttgAACATTCAGCATAATTATCGTACAAAAGACAAATCGTATCGTTATTATCGTACAAAAGACACCAATTTGGAAATGTTTTGCTGTCGTTGATCTATCTATACCTTGGTTTAATGTAAAAATGCGCGCTTTTTAAGACATCAGAAAGCTGTACCAACGCACAAattggttttcgtttcgttttgtaaaaatactGCCAGATCTCAATGGATATGGATTTACACGACTTCGGACTGGATTACAACGAAGGTATTATAGAATCGAGCGATGAAGAGGAGTGTAACGATGGCGAAATCGATGGTGCTGGTAACGACGGACAATCCGTCCCGTCCAAACCCATTTCGGTCGCTCTCAAGAAAAGTGCCGTGCGCAGATCCAGAAACGTACTGACCGAAGAGACACTGTGTGGTCCGCGAGGAATAGTTGCGCTAAGAAGCTACTTCAAGGGTTTCAAATTTCGCGGAAGAGGCCACGAGCTGGATGATCTCACCAGGATGTTGAAGCGGTACGAGCTGTGGGCTCACCGTTTGTGTCCCCAGTTACACTTCGACGATTGCATTGATAGGATCTCGAAGCTCGGTGAAAAGAAATCGGTCCAGATGTACATGAACAAATACCGCATGAAACAGTTGCATAAGGAACTGGCAGAGGCCGACGCTCTACATGCGGACTTAAGGGTTGACGATGGAAACCAATTGAATCAACCGCTGGATCCGCTTGATAGCATGCTCGATGAACAGATTGCACTCTCGCGGGGCCGTTCATCGTATGCCAACACATCCGGCATTGGGAATTTGGACAACAGTGCCTTCGACGCAGTGAGGAACGAATCTACCCATCAAGCTCCAGGATCCAGCAAGTCGCTCGTGGACGATGCGGACAACTCTTCAGCCAAATCACCGCCGCTGAATGAGGAGCAACGGGCCAAAATTGCTGCAAACCGATTGAAGGCAATGGAGCTGCGTAAAGCTCGACTTCTTGCTCAATCTCAAAATGTAGAATAATGTCAAACGGCAGAAGATTTAAGAATACATGTTTGATTACATTTTCAACAGTTCATTTTT encodes:
- the LOC128723876 gene encoding protein TIPIN homolog yields the protein MDMDLHDFGLDYNEGIIESSDEEECNDGEIDGAGNDGQSVPSKPISVALKKSAVRRSRNVLTEETLCGPRGIVALRSYFKGFKFRGRGHELDDLTRMLKRYELWAHRLCPQLHFDDCIDRISKLGEKKSVQMYMNKYRMKQLHKELAEADALHADLRVDDGNQLNQPLDPLDSMLDEQIALSRGRSSYANTSGIGNLDNSAFDAVRNESTHQAPGSSKSLVDDADNSSAKSPPLNEEQRAKIAANRLKAMELRKARLLAQSQNVE